The following coding sequences are from one Seonamhaeicola sp. ML3 window:
- a CDS encoding SCO family protein — MSKQNNYSYIGIAFIILVFGIIFVPRIIDRITKGDITRQESRSDYAEEKKAVDSKLSDLAFIESFGEKRKVPDFSFTNQHGKTITNKDFEGRVYVVEFFFTTCPTICPRMNVNLVKIQNEFKDFENFGVASFTINPDYDTPEVLKAYADNYGITNPNWHLMTGDKEAIYNLANKGFYIYAGENKDAEGGFEHSGNFALIDKNGFIRSRIEDGNPIVYYRGITSEDEQVNDEGEREQISILKEDIKKLLNE, encoded by the coding sequence ATGAGCAAGCAAAATAATTATTCGTACATAGGGATAGCTTTTATCATTCTCGTTTTCGGTATCATATTCGTGCCCAGAATAATAGACCGTATTACCAAAGGCGATATTACCAGACAGGAGAGCCGAAGTGATTATGCCGAAGAAAAAAAGGCAGTAGATTCCAAACTATCAGATTTAGCCTTTATAGAGAGTTTTGGGGAAAAACGAAAAGTTCCAGATTTTAGTTTTACCAATCAGCATGGAAAAACCATAACCAATAAAGATTTTGAAGGTCGCGTTTATGTTGTTGAATTTTTCTTTACCACCTGCCCGACTATCTGCCCAAGAATGAACGTGAATCTCGTTAAGATTCAAAATGAATTCAAGGATTTCGAAAATTTTGGCGTGGCATCGTTCACTATAAATCCAGATTACGACACCCCAGAGGTGTTAAAAGCCTATGCCGATAATTATGGAATTACCAATCCTAATTGGCATTTAATGACGGGAGACAAAGAGGCAATATACAATTTGGCTAATAAAGGATTCTATATTTACGCTGGGGAGAATAAAGATGCTGAAGGTGGTTTTGAACATTCCGGTAATTTCGCTTTAATAGATAAAAACGGATTTATACGTTCTAGAATAGAAGATGGAAATCCTATTGTTTATTACAGAGGAATAACATCAGAAGATGAACAAGTTAATGACGAAGGCGAAAGAGAGCAAATAAGTATTTTAAAAGAAGACATTAAAAAACTATTAAACGAATAG